From the Candidatus Binatia bacterium genome, one window contains:
- a CDS encoding cupin domain-containing protein, with protein sequence MALEVQRFDQSQAPRVDTYKEWQAVQGIPVISGLYVPDIKTVEVAPWSLKGGLGAFINLDGAGGTNDAYVCEIPPGEKLKPQRHLYEEMVYIASGRGATTVWQRDGNKQMFEWQRGSLFAIPLNAWYQHFNGSGTEPARYLAVTNLPFIMNLFHNPDFVFKNDFTFKDRFDPMDDDYFSSRGKLYGRSWLSINLVADTHTLELSEQNERGPGARNMKFDLAGQIMAAHISEFAVGTYKKAHFHGPGAHVLILTGRGYSLLWPQHTGEMTRVEWAPGSLIVPPQLWLHQHFNAGAERARYLALRWNNWRYPFVKMVEGSRRESIKKGGTQLEYEDEDPKIHQQFEAALAEGGAQCRMGQAHPYCTQK encoded by the coding sequence ATGGCGCTCGAAGTCCAAAGATTCGATCAATCCCAGGCTCCCAGGGTCGATACCTATAAAGAGTGGCAGGCCGTCCAGGGCATCCCCGTCATCAGCGGCCTTTACGTGCCGGATATCAAAACGGTCGAGGTCGCGCCGTGGAGTCTCAAAGGCGGTCTTGGCGCATTCATCAACCTCGACGGCGCGGGCGGCACGAACGACGCCTACGTTTGCGAGATTCCTCCGGGTGAGAAGCTAAAGCCGCAGCGACACCTTTACGAAGAGATGGTTTACATCGCGAGCGGCCGGGGGGCGACGACCGTATGGCAACGAGACGGGAACAAGCAAATGTTCGAATGGCAGCGCGGCAGCCTCTTCGCGATCCCGTTGAACGCCTGGTACCAGCACTTCAACGGCAGCGGCACGGAGCCGGCGAGATATCTGGCCGTCACCAACCTGCCGTTCATCATGAACCTCTTTCACAATCCGGATTTCGTCTTCAAGAATGACTTCACGTTTAAAGACCGCTTCGATCCCATGGACGACGATTATTTTAGCAGCCGGGGGAAACTTTACGGCCGCTCCTGGTTGTCGATCAACCTCGTCGCCGACACGCATACCCTCGAGCTAAGCGAACAAAACGAGCGCGGGCCCGGCGCGAGAAACATGAAGTTCGATCTCGCCGGGCAAATCATGGCGGCGCACATCTCGGAGTTTGCCGTCGGCACCTACAAGAAGGCTCACTTTCACGGGCCGGGCGCCCACGTGCTCATCTTGACCGGGCGCGGCTATTCCCTTCTCTGGCCGCAGCACACCGGAGAAATGACTCGCGTCGAATGGGCACCGGGAAGCCTGATCGTTCCGCCGCAGCTCTGGCTGCACCAGCATTTCAACGCCGGCGCCGAGCGGGCGCGCTACCTGGCGCTCCGCTGGAACAACTGGCGCTATCCTTTCGTCAAGATGGTCGAAGGCTCGCGCCGCGAGAGCATCAAGAAAGGCGGCACTCAACTGGAGTATGAAGACGAAGACCCGAAGATCCACCAACAGTTCGAGGCCGCGCTCGCCGAAGGGGGAGCGCAATGCCGGATGGGACAGGCCCATCCTTATTGCACGCAAAAGTGA
- a CDS encoding extracellular solute-binding protein, protein MKNFDFVARRFKVLWGFVLILCFAVSAWSQDKAALQKIIEGAKKEGGAKVGLTVRWEENGKPAAKKIVDVFHARYPAVKIEYERVGGSRERERVLTELAAGRVTYDVTAISATQVPISLKASVIEKVDWLSLGIHPKHVHPDGAGVLYRTQLFGITYNRKLIPDEVGQKLTWEDCVDPKWKKKIAMDNRPHYLELLYQPDAWGKEKTLAYARQLGANQTIFERSRSAAMTKLALGEYPIICGAAYPTYKERFLYAGDKHLGFVFPEPVPVPTGEVIFVPRGASRPNAGKLFIVWSLSDEGQKTLDEVEFDGSPLVPGTETAKLLKGKKVVWHDWKIQSRADEILKEILEATGLPIVR, encoded by the coding sequence ATGAAAAATTTCGATTTCGTCGCGCGACGCTTCAAAGTCCTATGGGGATTCGTCCTGATACTTTGCTTCGCAGTTTCGGCGTGGAGTCAGGACAAGGCCGCGCTACAAAAGATCATCGAAGGGGCGAAAAAAGAAGGCGGGGCAAAAGTGGGCCTCACCGTGAGGTGGGAGGAGAATGGAAAGCCGGCGGCCAAAAAGATCGTCGATGTGTTCCACGCGCGCTATCCTGCTGTTAAAATCGAGTATGAGCGCGTCGGCGGATCGCGCGAAAGAGAGCGCGTGCTGACGGAGCTTGCGGCGGGACGAGTTACTTACGACGTAACGGCCATCAGCGCGACCCAGGTTCCCATCAGCCTGAAAGCCAGCGTCATAGAAAAGGTCGACTGGCTTTCCTTGGGAATTCACCCCAAACACGTTCATCCGGACGGCGCGGGCGTCCTCTACCGGACGCAACTGTTCGGCATCACCTACAACCGGAAGCTCATCCCCGACGAGGTGGGACAGAAGCTCACCTGGGAGGACTGCGTCGATCCGAAATGGAAAAAGAAAATCGCGATGGACAACCGGCCGCACTATCTCGAGCTGCTCTATCAGCCGGATGCCTGGGGAAAAGAAAAAACCCTCGCTTACGCCCGCCAGCTCGGCGCCAACCAGACGATCTTCGAGCGCTCTCGTTCCGCGGCGATGACCAAGCTCGCTCTCGGAGAATACCCGATCATTTGCGGCGCCGCCTATCCCACCTACAAGGAACGTTTCCTCTACGCCGGCGACAAACATCTGGGCTTTGTCTTTCCCGAGCCCGTGCCGGTGCCCACCGGAGAGGTCATCTTCGTGCCGCGCGGCGCATCGCGCCCCAACGCGGGAAAGCTTTTCATCGTATGGTCTCTATCCGACGAGGGGCAAAAAACGCTCGACGAGGTTGAGTTCGACGGCAGTCCGCTCGTTCCCGGAACGGAAACGGCGAAGTTGCTGAAAGGCAAGAAAGTGGTCTGGCACGATTGGAAGATTCAATCCCGCGCCGACGAGATCCTCAAAGAGATTCTCGAGGCGACCGGTCTTCCCATCGTCAGATGA